One genomic segment of Lysobacter sp. 5GHs7-4 includes these proteins:
- a CDS encoding CPBP family intramembrane glutamic endopeptidase gives MQSVTPDFPYYQGRPAPLSNAGCLLVLAACAAGFAALLALPRFIPGVVGGWIGAISFVALQLAGLALAVGPAWKAIFRRPTLRDVWIALACVPLMLIVPGIIAFFVVGSPNLATNPGILAIGAMSPAYAANAMAMASVQLLGEELVTILPFLLLLTLLHRAGAKPQLAIGVSWVVTALAFGALHLPTYGWHFGQALLVIGSARLILTGVYILTRNVWASTITHVVNDLMGMAIAVLAHMRLH, from the coding sequence ATGCAAAGCGTGACGCCGGATTTCCCTTACTACCAAGGCCGTCCGGCGCCGTTGAGCAACGCCGGCTGCCTGCTCGTACTGGCCGCCTGCGCTGCGGGTTTCGCGGCATTGTTGGCGCTGCCACGCTTCATTCCCGGCGTGGTCGGCGGCTGGATCGGCGCGATCTCGTTCGTCGCACTGCAACTCGCCGGACTGGCGCTGGCAGTCGGGCCGGCGTGGAAAGCGATCTTCCGGCGACCCACGCTGCGTGACGTCTGGATCGCGCTGGCTTGCGTGCCGCTGATGCTCATCGTCCCGGGCATCATAGCCTTCTTCGTGGTGGGCAGCCCCAACCTGGCGACAAACCCGGGCATCCTCGCCATCGGCGCGATGTCGCCAGCGTATGCGGCGAATGCAATGGCCATGGCGTCGGTGCAACTGCTCGGCGAGGAGTTGGTGACTATCCTGCCGTTCCTGCTACTGCTGACGCTGCTGCATCGCGCCGGCGCGAAACCGCAGTTGGCGATCGGCGTGTCATGGGTGGTCACCGCGCTCGCGTTCGGCGCGCTGCATTTGCCCACATACGGCTGGCACTTCGGGCAGGCGTTGCTGGTGATCGGTTCGGCGCGCTTGATCCTGACCGGGGTTTACATCCTGACGCGCAACGTCTGGGCGTCCACGATTACCCATGTCGTCAACGATCTGATGGGCATGGCGATTGCCGTGCTCGCCCATATGCGTTTGCACTGA
- a CDS encoding NrdJb — MAVKIEKKIKGYAVVTPEDKAKESAKSEAAARKVEELPSADVIQMHERIERPEILIGSTYKIKSPLFEHALYVTINDIVLNAGTEHELRRPFEIFINSKNMDHFQWIVALTRIMSAVFRKGGDVTFLVDEMKAVFDPRGGYFKPGGVYMPSLVAEMGAIVEDHLKSIGMMHDPDMSDAQRALIAEKRAAYEQRSKKNSDVSPAAAVVVADSGHEDIEVTGEGVSFPPSATLCHKCSAKALVIMDGCATCLNCGYSKCG; from the coding sequence ATGGCCGTCAAGATCGAAAAGAAAATCAAGGGTTACGCCGTCGTCACCCCGGAAGACAAAGCCAAGGAAAGCGCCAAGTCCGAGGCCGCCGCGCGCAAGGTCGAAGAGCTGCCCAGCGCCGACGTCATCCAGATGCACGAGCGCATCGAGCGTCCCGAGATCCTGATCGGCTCCACCTACAAGATCAAATCGCCGCTGTTCGAGCATGCGCTGTACGTGACGATCAACGACATCGTCCTCAACGCCGGCACCGAGCACGAACTGCGCCGCCCCTTCGAGATCTTCATCAACTCGAAGAACATGGACCACTTCCAGTGGATCGTGGCCCTGACCCGCATCATGTCCGCCGTGTTCCGCAAGGGCGGCGACGTCACCTTCCTGGTCGACGAGATGAAGGCCGTGTTCGACCCGCGCGGCGGCTACTTCAAGCCCGGTGGCGTCTACATGCCCTCGCTGGTCGCCGAAATGGGCGCCATCGTCGAGGACCACCTCAAGTCGATCGGCATGATGCACGACCCCGACATGAGCGACGCCCAGCGCGCCCTGATCGCCGAGAAGCGCGCCGCCTACGAGCAGCGCTCAAAAAAAAACTCTGACGTAAGCCCGGCCGCCGCCGTCGTCGTCGCCGACAGCGGCCACGAGGACATCGAAGTCACCGGCGAAGGCGTGTCGTTCCCGCCTTCGGCCACGCTGTGCCACAAGTGCAGCGCCAAGGCGCTGGTGATCATGGACGGCTGCGCGACTTGCTTGAACTGCGGGTACAGCAAGTGCGGGTGA
- a CDS encoding DUF3011 domain-containing protein, with protein sequence MKSTCLLTVAALLALSVAPRANAAIPMFNGTCPGGLEIHADEGGPVYADGRETRLKRVNDDYYEASDSGSGVTLSISRSPDGGAQVSYTGKSGANGVCTISAARPAAMAAPTADTAPHEVTCESRDGRQTECDMDTHGDVRLVRQLSRTECVQNETWGLYHHSVWVKDGCRAVFSNADRGHSSYRPPAAVGMGEARELLGACNARAKADGALVTRVPVNDQVTELIVDYPDGRFLCMVRNDGLVESLSPIRKRGK encoded by the coding sequence ATGAAATCCACCTGCCTCCTGACGGTCGCCGCACTTCTCGCACTGTCCGTGGCACCGCGAGCCAACGCGGCCATCCCGATGTTCAACGGCACGTGCCCTGGCGGCCTTGAAATCCATGCCGACGAAGGTGGCCCGGTTTATGCCGACGGACGCGAAACCCGGCTCAAGCGCGTCAATGACGATTACTACGAAGCCAGCGATTCCGGCAGCGGCGTGACCCTGTCGATCAGCCGCTCGCCCGACGGCGGAGCGCAGGTGTCCTATACGGGCAAGAGCGGCGCCAATGGCGTTTGCACGATAAGCGCGGCGCGCCCTGCCGCCATGGCGGCGCCGACCGCCGACACCGCGCCGCACGAAGTGACTTGCGAATCCCGCGACGGCCGTCAGACCGAATGCGACATGGACACGCACGGCGACGTACGCTTGGTTCGTCAGCTGAGCCGCACCGAATGCGTTCAGAACGAGACCTGGGGCCTTTACCACCACTCCGTATGGGTGAAGGATGGTTGCCGCGCGGTATTCAGCAACGCCGACCGCGGGCATTCCTCCTATCGTCCGCCCGCAGCTGTCGGTATGGGCGAGGCCCGCGAGCTGTTGGGTGCCTGCAATGCGCGGGCAAAGGCAGATGGCGCATTGGTCACCCGCGTCCCGGTCAACGACCAGGTGACCGAGTTGATCGTCGACTACCCCGATGGCCGCTTCTTGTGCATGGTGCGCAACGACGGCCTGGTGGAATCCTTGAGCCCGATACGGAAGCGCGGGAAGTAA